From the genome of Penaeus chinensis breed Huanghai No. 1 chromosome 8, ASM1920278v2, whole genome shotgun sequence, one region includes:
- the LOC125028202 gene encoding trypsin-1-like, translating to MFPRLYTAWALCAITWAAPSTRPQLRTSQGKIVGGQDSLKGQFPYQVSFQEKILGINFHFCGGTIIASDFVVTAAHCVEGADFTSPKGLLVVAGEQDLEQDDGDEQQFHIEFIIEHPFYDPITYENDVALLRLAEPLVFNQLVAPLALPQPGQNFTSEMCLVSGWGTTSEGGSSSNILQYTEIPVVSDRRCRATYTDDEIMDSMICAGYEEGGRDTCQGDSGGPLACGGALAGIVSWGYGCARPGVPGVYTEVTYFLDWINAHTRKH from the exons ATGTTTCCACGATTGTACACAGCTTGGGCTCTCTGTGCCATCACCTGGG CGGCGCCCAGCACTCGCCCGCAGCTGCGAACATCTCAGGGCAAGATTGTTGGTGGACAAGATTCTTTAAAAGGTCAATTCCCATACCAA GTGAGCTTCCAAGAAAAAATCCTGGGCATCAACTTCCACTTCTGCGGCGGCACTATCATCGCGTCGGACTTCGTGGTAACAGCGGCGCACTGTGTGGAGGGAGCAGACTTTACGTCACCCAAGGGATTGCTG GTGGTTGCAGGGGAACAAGATCTGGAGCAAGATGACGGTGACGAACAGCAATTTCACATAGAATTTATAATTGAACATCCATTCTATGATCC GATCACCTACGAGAACGACGTTGCTCTGCTGCGACTTGCAGAACCTTTGGTATTCAATCAGCTTGTTGCTCCCCTGGCATTACCGCAACCGGGGCAGAATTTCACAAGCG AGATGTGTCTTGTTTCGGGATGGGGAACAACCAGCGAGGGAGGATCATCTTCAAATATCCTGCAGTACACTGAAATCCCTGTCGTCAGTGACAGACGGTGCCGAGCCACGTACACTGATGATGAAATTATGGATTCGATGATCTGCGCTGG gtatgaggaaggaggaagagacacctGCCAGGGGGACTCCGGAGGACCCCTAGCCTGTGGCGGTGCTCTAGCAGGGATCGTGTCGTGGGGCTACGGCTGTGCCCGGCCTGGCGTGCCCGGGGTCTACACCGAGGTCACTTATTTCTTGGACTGGATAAATGCCCATACGAGGAAACATTGA